Proteins from a single region of Candidatus Woesearchaeota archaeon:
- the cysC gene encoding adenylyl-sulfate kinase produces MTAKILWFTGLSGSGKTTIATKLEEHLKNQNRRVLTLDGDVVRETLHKNLGFTPDDIHENNRLIAQLAKDNAKEYDFIIVPIISPFREDRNKARALLEPDFIEVFIDTPLEECIKRDVKGHYQKALKGEIKNFIGVAKENPYQPPSHPEIHIKTKENTIEQAMQIILTYFNP; encoded by the coding sequence ATGACTGCAAAAATCCTCTGGTTCACTGGTCTCTCCGGCAGTGGAAAAACCACCATCGCCACTAAACTAGAAGAACATCTCAAAAACCAAAATAGACGTGTTCTCACCCTTGATGGCGACGTTGTAAGAGAAACTCTCCACAAAAATCTAGGTTTTACACCAGATGATATCCATGAAAACAATCGCCTTATTGCACAACTAGCAAAAGATAACGCAAAAGAGTACGACTTTATCATCGTTCCTATCATCTCCCCATTCAGAGAAGACCGTAACAAAGCAAGAGCATTGCTTGAACCTGATTTCATTGAAGTATTCATTGACACACCATTAGAAGAATGCATCAAACGAGACGTTAAAGGTCATTATCAAAAAGCTCTAAAAGGTGAAATCAAAAATTTTATTGGTGTTGCCAAAGAAAACCCTTACCAACCACCATCGCATCCAGAGATTCATATCAAAACCAAAGAAAACACAATTGAGCAAGCAATGCAAATCATCCTAACCTATTTCAACCCATGA